In one Takifugu flavidus isolate HTHZ2018 chromosome 9, ASM371156v2, whole genome shotgun sequence genomic region, the following are encoded:
- the ndufc1 gene encoding NADH dehydrogenase [ubiquinone] 1 subunit C1, mitochondrial, producing MTFNRLLSRASVYNRAASRSLFTGTKPDTANPNWLRVGLAFGSAAFIWGLLFKQHSTDVHEYRIRNGLE from the exons ATGACATTCAACCGGTTATTATCCAGAGCTTCTGTCTACAACAGAG CTGCATCCAGATCTCTATTCACCGGGACCAAACCCGACACTGCTAATCCCAACTGGTTGCGGGTGGGCCTTGCCTTTGGATCGGCTGCTTTTATATGGGGCCTG CTTTTcaagcagcacagcacagatgTTCATGAATACAGAATCAGAAATGGCCTAGAATAA
- the naa15a gene encoding N-alpha-acetyltransferase 15, NatA auxiliary subunit a, whose protein sequence is MPSITLPQKENALFKRILRCYEHKQYRNGLKFCKQILTNPKFAEHGETLAMKGLILNCLGKKEEAYELVRRGLRNDLKSHVCWHVYGLLQRSDKKYDEAIKCYRNALKWDKDNLHILRDLSLLQIQMRDLEGYRETRYQLLQLRPAQRASWIGYAVAYHLLEDFEMAAKIVEEFRKTQQTSPDKVDYEYSELLLYQNQVLREAGLYKEALDHLNSYEKQICDKLAVEETRGELFLKLERPEEAAVVYRRLLERNPENWAYYHGLEKALKPNSSEERLKIYEDSWVKFPKGLVPRRLPLNFLTGEKFHECLDKYLRMNFIKGCPPVFTTLKSLYTDKEKVSIIEELVVGYESNLKSCRMFSENDDGKEEPPTTLLWVQYFLAQHFDFINQPSRALEYINSAIDSTPTLIELFAIKAKIYKHAGNIKEAARWMDEAQALDTADRFINSKCAKYMMKASLIKDAEEMCSKFTREGTSAVENLNEMQCMWFQTECALSYKSMNKFGEALKKCHEIERHFVEITDDQFDFHTYCMRKMTLRSYVDLLKLEDVLRQHPFYYKAARTAIQIYLTLYDKPLTDNNKQSQADTENLTDKELKKLRNKQRRAQKKAQLEEEKKNAEKEKQLKNQKKKKEEDDEEIGGPKEELIPDKLAKPENPLEEAVKFLIPLKNLVRNKIETHLLAFEIYFRKEKYLLMLQSIKRAVAIEPSNPWLHQCLVRFFKRVSESADLADAVRTVLKQEISRLFGESNPQSYNKNFLSQHSNSIPHRLAAAKMMVYLEPSSDKMAFEIATALDESLSGRSIQVCTEVLEALREGHLGDDQQKAAEAYRVTCHKIFPYSLSFLPPGYQDNTSAVSANGDMFTGEHNDLANEM, encoded by the exons ATGCCCTCAATTACACTACCGCAGAAGGAGAACGCTCTCTTCAAAAGAATATTG AGATGTTATGAGCACAAGCAGTACAGAAATGGACTGAAGTTCTGCAAACAAATCCTGACTAATCCCAAGTTTGCTGAACATGGAG AGACGTTAGCCATGAAGGGTTTAATCCTCAACTGTTTGGGCAAGAAGGAGGAGGCCTATGAGCTGGTTAGAAGAGGCCTCCGCAACGACCTCAAGAGTCACGTCT GCTGGCATGTATATGGGTTACTGCAGCGATCAGACAAAAAGTACGACGAGGCTATCAAGTGTTACCGCAATGCTCTGAAATGGGACAAAGACAACCTGCACATCTTACGAGATCTCTCCCTCTTGCAAATCCAAATGAGAGACCTGGAGGGCTACAGG gagACACGgtaccagctgctgcagctgcgccCAGCACAGCGGGCATCATGGATTGGCTACGCTGTGGCCTATCATCTTTTGGAAGACTTCGAGATGGCTGCCAAGATAGTCGAGGAGTTCCGCAAAACACAACAG ACATCTCCAGATAAGGTGGACTATGAGTACAGTGAACTGCTGCTATATCAAAACCAAGTTCTACGGGAGGCTGGCCTGTATAAAGAGGCCCTGGACCACCTCAATAGCTACGAGAAACAAATCTGTGACAAACTGGCTGTGGAAGAGACAAGAG GAGAGTTATTCCTGAAGCTGGAGAGACCTGAGGAGGCTGCTGTGGTCTACAGGAGACTCCTGGAGAGAAATCCAGAGAACTGGGCCTACTACCACGGCCTGGAAAAAGCTTTGAAACCAA ATAGTTCAGAGGAGCGGCTAAAGATTTATGAGGACTCCTGGGTGAAGTTTCCTAAAGGTCTGGTTCCCCGGAGACTGCCTCTTAACTTCCTCACAG GGGAGAAATTTCATGAATGCCTGGACAAATACCTGAGGATGAATTTCATTAAAGGTTGCCCACCTGTCTTTACCACTCTTAAATCCCTCTACACTGATAAAGAAAAG GTATCAATCATTGAAGAATTAGTTGTTGGTTATGAATCTAATCTGAAAAGCTGTCGAATGTTTAGTGAAAATG ATGATGGGAAGGAAGAGCCCCCCACTACCTTGTTGTGGGTCCAGTATTTCTTAGCGCAGCATTTTGACTTCATCAACCAGCCCAGCCGCGCCTTGGAGTACATTAACTCTGCCATCGACAGCACACCCACACTCATCGAGCTCTTTGCCATAAAGGCTAAGATCTATAAG CACGCAGGGAACATAAAGGAAGCTGCCCGGTGGATGGATGAGGCTCAGGCCCTGGACACTGCTGACCGTTTCATCAACTCTAAGTGTGCCAAGTACATGATGAAAGCCAGCCTTATCAAAGATGCAGAGGAAATGTGCTCCAAGTTCACACGC GAAGGAACGTCTGCAGTGGAGAACCTGAATGAAATGCAGTGTATGTGGTTCCAGACAGAGTGTGCTCTGTCTTACAAGTCCATGAACAAGTTTGGAGAGGCCCTGAAGAAGTGCCATGAAATTGAAAGG CACTTTGTGGAGATCACAGATGACCAGTTTGACTTCCACACCTACTGCATGAGAAAGATGACGCTGCGTTCATACGTGGACCTGCTGAAGCTTGAGGATGTCCTACGACAGCATCCCTTTTACTACAAAGCTGCTCGAACCGCCATCCAGATCTATCTGACCTTGTACGACAAGCCTCTGACTGACAACAACAAGCAAAGCCAAGCAGatacgg AGAATCTGACTGATAAAGAGCTAAAGAAACTGCGCAACAAGCAACGGCGAGCCCAGAAGAAGGCCCAActtgaagaggagaagaagaatgcagagaaggaaaaacaactaaaaaaccagaagaagaagaaggaggaagatgacGAAGAGATTGGTGGGCCCAAAGAAGAGCTAATACCTGACAAATTAGCCAAG CCTGAGAATCCTCTGGAGGAGGCAGTGAAGTTCTTGATCCCCCTGAAGAACCTGGTGCGCAACAAGATTGAGACCCACCTGTTGGCctttgagatttattttagGAAAG AAAAATACCTGTTGATGCTGCAGTCGATAAAGAGGGCCGTTGCCATAGAGCCTTCCAACCCATggctgcaccagtgtctggtgCGTTTCTTCAAGCGAG TGAGTGAGAGTGCAGACCTGGCAGATGCAGTGAGGACAGTTTTGAAGCAGGAAATCTCCAGACTTTTTGGGGAGAGTAACCCTCAGAGCTACAACAAGAACTTCCTGAGCCAACACTCCAACTCCATCCCACACCGACTGGCTG CTGCTAAGATGATGGTGTACCTGGAGCCTTCCTCTGATAAGATGGCTTTTGAGATAGCTACAGCTCTAGATGAATCCCTGTCTGGGAGAAGCATCCAG GTCTGTACCGAGGTGTTGGAGGCTTTGCGGGAAGGGCACCTTGGCGACGATCAGCAGAAGGCTGCCGAGGCTTACCGAGTCACCTGTCATAAGATCTTCCCCTACAGCCTGTCATTCTTGCCCCCTGGTTACCAAGACAACACCTCTGCAGTCAGTGCCAACGGTGACATGTTCACAGGAGAGCACAATGACTTGGCAAATGAAATGTGA
- the mgarpa gene encoding cell surface glycoprotein 1 isoform X1 yields MFSCRAAWQRCGPLARRAAYRLPLDVVQRRPMSSVPGGSGENIVYALLCGGAFVGAVSYAYSTVTSDGARFNERIAEIQARPKTEWTPKPWPPKSPDDAEGEEEEEAAAEEATEEVAVVEEEAPAASDGEAEAIVEAIAEAVAEAAEVVAEAAEEVAEAAQEVETVAEEVAEVAETVEEAAQTVAAEEPEHNVLLAAASTLEIPKILDEKEDDAHEILASPEAKPPEEIAPRDDASKPIEEEESAAVEDMPAPVEAEPVAEDAPSPVEAEAEPVAEDVPAPVETEAEPVAEDVPAPVETEAEPVAEDAPARVEAEPVAEDAPAPVEAEAEPVAEDAPAPVEAEAEPVAEDVPAPVEAEAEPVAEDAPGPVEAEAEPVAEDAPVPVEAEAEPVAEDAPAPVEAEPVAEDAPAPVEAEPVAADAPAPVEAEAEPVATDAPAPVEAEAEPVAEDAPARVEAEAEPVAADAPARVEAEAEPVAEDVPAPVEAEAEPVAEDVPAPVEAEAEPVAEDAPAPVEAEAEPVAEDVPAPVEAEAEPVAEDVPAPVEAEAEPVAEDAPAPVEAEPVAEDAPAPVEAEAEPVAEDAPSVPAEAESVSEAALVPEEAEPVVQESQECFVPDVCAAEVVETHASESGVLVEESLGLVGGEGEDIKVSAEVSSNAEVLLVTPDATAPNTEGVDPTLNDPVCVETTAGEPKKEYIVVVLEGKPKTEKKPKVLGVGTMTGRIIPAPDDVPASEDKRRLLRMQMQ; encoded by the exons ATGTTTTCCTGCAGAGCAGCCTGGCAGAGGTGTGGGCCCTTGGCACGGAGGGCAGCCTATAGGTTACCCCTGGATG TTGTGCAGCGGCGGCCAATGTCATCTGTTCCTGGTGGGTCTGGGGAGAACATCGTCTATGCTTTGCTGTGCGGTGGAGCCTTTGTTGGTGCCGTTTCATAT GCATACAGCACCGTGACTTCAGACGGTGCCCGATTCAATGAGCGTATTGCTGAAATTCAAGCTAGACCCAAGACGGAGTGGACGCCCAAACCATGGCCACCAAAGA gCCCTGATGATGCAGAGGGTGAG gaggaggaggaggcagcagcagaggaggccacTGAAGAGGTCGCTGTTGTTGAAGAGGaagctcctgctgcctctgatgGTGAGGCAGAGGCTATAGTGGAGGCCATTGCTGAGGCAGTCGCAGAAGCTGCTGAGGTTGTTGCCGAGGCGGCCGAGGAGGTTGCTGAGGCGGCCCAGGAAGTGGAGACGGTGGCAGAAGAAGTGGCTGAAGTGGCTGAAACGGTGGAAGAGGCTGCCCAGACCGTTGCTGCAGAGGAGCCTGAACACAACG TGCTGTTGGCAGCTGCTTCTACTCTTGAGATTCCAAAGATACTTGATGAAAAGGAAGATGATGCGCATGAGATCCTTGCATCTCCTGAAGCAAAACCTCCAGAAGAAATTGCACCACGTGATGATGCTTCTAAACCAATAGAAGAGGAAGAATCTGCAGCAGTTGAAGACATGCCTGCCCCTGTAGAAGCtgagccagtggctgaagatgCACCTTCTCcagtagaagctgaagctgagccagtggctgaagatgTACCTGCTCCAGTAGAAACTGAAGCtgagccagtggctgaagatgTACCTGCTCCAGTAGAAACTGAAGCtgagccagtggctgaagatgCGCCTGCTCGAGTAGAAGCtgagccagtggctgaagaCGCACCTGCTCcagtagaagctgaagctgagccagtggctgaagatgCCCCTGCTCcagtagaagctgaagctgagccagtggctgaagatgTACCTGCTCcagtagaagctgaagctgagccagtggctgaagatgcacctggtccagtagaagctgaagctgagccagtggctgaagatgcacctgttccagtagaagctgaagctgagccagtggctgaagatgCACCTGCTCCAGTAGAAGCtgagccagtggctgaagatgCACCTGCTCCAGTAGAAGCTGAGCCAGTGGCTGCAGATGCGCCTGCTCcagtagaagctgaagctgagccaGTGGCTACAGATGCGCCTGCTCcagtagaagctgaagctgagccagtggctgaagatgCGCCTGCTCGagtagaagctgaagctgagccaGTGGCTGCAGATGCGCCTGCTCGagtagaagctgaagctgagccagtggctgaagatgTACCTGCTCcagtagaagctgaagctgagccagtggctgaagatgTACCTGCTCcagtagaagctgaagctgagccagtggctgaagatgcacctgctccagtagaagctgaagctgagccagtggctgaagatgTACCTGCTCcagtagaagctgaagctgagccagtggctgaagatgTACCTGCTCcagtagaagctgaagctgagccagtggctgaagatgCACCTGCTCCAGTAGAAGCtgagccagtggctgaagatgcacctgctccagtagaagctgaagctgagccagtggctgaagatgCACCTTCAGTTCCAGCTGAAGCTGAATCCGTTTCTGAAGCTGCACTTGTCCCTGAAGAAGCTGAGCCAGTTGTTCAAGAATCTCAAGAATGTTTTGTCCCagatgtttgtgctgcagaggtTGTTGAAACCCATGCATCTGAATCGGGTGTATTGGTTGAAGAATCCCTGGGATTAGTTGGAGGAGAGGGTGAAGATATCAAGGTGTCAGCAGAGGTTTCATCAAATGCTGAAGTGTTGCTAGTGACACCTGATGCAACAGCCCCCAACACAGAAGGTGTTGACCCTACATTGAATGATCCAGTTTGTGTAGAAACCACAGCGGGAGAGCCGAAGAAAGAGTACATAGTGGTGGTTCTGGAAGGAAAAcctaaaacagaaaagaaacccAAAGTACTGGGAGTGGGAACCATGACCGGTAGAATCATCCCAGCCCCAGATGATGTCCCTGCTTCAGAG GATAAGAGGCGTCTTCTTAGGATGCAAATGCAGTAG
- the mgarpa gene encoding cell surface glycoprotein 1 isoform X2, whose product MFSCRAAWQRCGPLARRAAYRLPLDVVQRRPMSSVPGGSGENIVYALLCGGAFVGAVSYAYSTVTSDGARFNERIAEIQARPKTEWTPKPWPPKSPDDAEGEEEEAAAEEATEEVAVVEEEAPAASDGEAEAIVEAIAEAVAEAAEVVAEAAEEVAEAAQEVETVAEEVAEVAETVEEAAQTVAAEEPEHNVLLAAASTLEIPKILDEKEDDAHEILASPEAKPPEEIAPRDDASKPIEEEESAAVEDMPAPVEAEPVAEDAPSPVEAEAEPVAEDVPAPVETEAEPVAEDVPAPVETEAEPVAEDAPARVEAEPVAEDAPAPVEAEAEPVAEDAPAPVEAEAEPVAEDVPAPVEAEAEPVAEDAPGPVEAEAEPVAEDAPVPVEAEAEPVAEDAPAPVEAEPVAEDAPAPVEAEPVAADAPAPVEAEAEPVATDAPAPVEAEAEPVAEDAPARVEAEAEPVAADAPARVEAEAEPVAEDVPAPVEAEAEPVAEDVPAPVEAEAEPVAEDAPAPVEAEAEPVAEDVPAPVEAEAEPVAEDVPAPVEAEAEPVAEDAPAPVEAEPVAEDAPAPVEAEAEPVAEDAPSVPAEAESVSEAALVPEEAEPVVQESQECFVPDVCAAEVVETHASESGVLVEESLGLVGGEGEDIKVSAEVSSNAEVLLVTPDATAPNTEGVDPTLNDPVCVETTAGEPKKEYIVVVLEGKPKTEKKPKVLGVGTMTGRIIPAPDDVPASEDKRRLLRMQMQ is encoded by the exons ATGTTTTCCTGCAGAGCAGCCTGGCAGAGGTGTGGGCCCTTGGCACGGAGGGCAGCCTATAGGTTACCCCTGGATG TTGTGCAGCGGCGGCCAATGTCATCTGTTCCTGGTGGGTCTGGGGAGAACATCGTCTATGCTTTGCTGTGCGGTGGAGCCTTTGTTGGTGCCGTTTCATAT GCATACAGCACCGTGACTTCAGACGGTGCCCGATTCAATGAGCGTATTGCTGAAATTCAAGCTAGACCCAAGACGGAGTGGACGCCCAAACCATGGCCACCAAAGA gCCCTGATGATGCAGAGG gtgaggaggaggaggcagcagcagaggaggccacTGAAGAGGTCGCTGTTGTTGAAGAGGaagctcctgctgcctctgatgGTGAGGCAGAGGCTATAGTGGAGGCCATTGCTGAGGCAGTCGCAGAAGCTGCTGAGGTTGTTGCCGAGGCGGCCGAGGAGGTTGCTGAGGCGGCCCAGGAAGTGGAGACGGTGGCAGAAGAAGTGGCTGAAGTGGCTGAAACGGTGGAAGAGGCTGCCCAGACCGTTGCTGCAGAGGAGCCTGAACACAACG TGCTGTTGGCAGCTGCTTCTACTCTTGAGATTCCAAAGATACTTGATGAAAAGGAAGATGATGCGCATGAGATCCTTGCATCTCCTGAAGCAAAACCTCCAGAAGAAATTGCACCACGTGATGATGCTTCTAAACCAATAGAAGAGGAAGAATCTGCAGCAGTTGAAGACATGCCTGCCCCTGTAGAAGCtgagccagtggctgaagatgCACCTTCTCcagtagaagctgaagctgagccagtggctgaagatgTACCTGCTCCAGTAGAAACTGAAGCtgagccagtggctgaagatgTACCTGCTCCAGTAGAAACTGAAGCtgagccagtggctgaagatgCGCCTGCTCGAGTAGAAGCtgagccagtggctgaagaCGCACCTGCTCcagtagaagctgaagctgagccagtggctgaagatgCCCCTGCTCcagtagaagctgaagctgagccagtggctgaagatgTACCTGCTCcagtagaagctgaagctgagccagtggctgaagatgcacctggtccagtagaagctgaagctgagccagtggctgaagatgcacctgttccagtagaagctgaagctgagccagtggctgaagatgCACCTGCTCCAGTAGAAGCtgagccagtggctgaagatgCACCTGCTCCAGTAGAAGCTGAGCCAGTGGCTGCAGATGCGCCTGCTCcagtagaagctgaagctgagccaGTGGCTACAGATGCGCCTGCTCcagtagaagctgaagctgagccagtggctgaagatgCGCCTGCTCGagtagaagctgaagctgagccaGTGGCTGCAGATGCGCCTGCTCGagtagaagctgaagctgagccagtggctgaagatgTACCTGCTCcagtagaagctgaagctgagccagtggctgaagatgTACCTGCTCcagtagaagctgaagctgagccagtggctgaagatgcacctgctccagtagaagctgaagctgagccagtggctgaagatgTACCTGCTCcagtagaagctgaagctgagccagtggctgaagatgTACCTGCTCcagtagaagctgaagctgagccagtggctgaagatgCACCTGCTCCAGTAGAAGCtgagccagtggctgaagatgcacctgctccagtagaagctgaagctgagccagtggctgaagatgCACCTTCAGTTCCAGCTGAAGCTGAATCCGTTTCTGAAGCTGCACTTGTCCCTGAAGAAGCTGAGCCAGTTGTTCAAGAATCTCAAGAATGTTTTGTCCCagatgtttgtgctgcagaggtTGTTGAAACCCATGCATCTGAATCGGGTGTATTGGTTGAAGAATCCCTGGGATTAGTTGGAGGAGAGGGTGAAGATATCAAGGTGTCAGCAGAGGTTTCATCAAATGCTGAAGTGTTGCTAGTGACACCTGATGCAACAGCCCCCAACACAGAAGGTGTTGACCCTACATTGAATGATCCAGTTTGTGTAGAAACCACAGCGGGAGAGCCGAAGAAAGAGTACATAGTGGTGGTTCTGGAAGGAAAAcctaaaacagaaaagaaacccAAAGTACTGGGAGTGGGAACCATGACCGGTAGAATCATCCCAGCCCCAGATGATGTCCCTGCTTCAGAG GATAAGAGGCGTCTTCTTAGGATGCAAATGCAGTAG